A stretch of Vicia villosa cultivar HV-30 ecotype Madison, WI unplaced genomic scaffold, Vvil1.0 ctg.001778F_1_1, whole genome shotgun sequence DNA encodes these proteins:
- the LOC131636545 gene encoding transcription factor bHLH162-like isoform X2 yields the protein MPDRVEEATNYIKKLKINLEKMKEKKKFLLEIQRQKKLMLLKSPKIEIQQIGLTLEVVLITGLNSQFLMNETIRILNEEGVDIVNASYKVNEDTVFHSIHCQVQEEFGNESARIAERLNKLMHDY from the exons ATGCCGGATCGGGTAGAGGAAGCAACAAATTACATAAAGAAGTTAAAGATAAATTTGGAGAAAATGAAGGAAAAGAAGAAGTTTTTACTAGAAATTCAAAGGCAAAAGAAGTTGATGTTATTAAAATCTCCAAAAATTGAGATCCAACAAATAGGTTTAACATTAGAGGTTGTTCTAATAACTGGATTGAATTCTCAGTTTTTGATGAATGAAACCATTAGAATTCTTAATGAAGAAGGAGTTGATATTGTTAATGCTAGCTATAAAGTCAATGAAGATACTGTTTTCCATTCAATACATTGTCag GtacaagaagaatttggaaatGAAAGTGCAAGAATAGCTGAGAGATTGAACAAGTTAATGCATGATTATTAG
- the LOC131636545 gene encoding transcription factor bHLH162-like isoform X1 → MIKFMCCMQVISMPDRVEEATNYIKKLKINLEKMKEKKKFLLEIQRQKKLMLLKSPKIEIQQIGLTLEVVLITGLNSQFLMNETIRILNEEGVDIVNASYKVNEDTVFHSIHCQVQEEFGNESARIAERLNKLMHDY, encoded by the exons ATGATTAAATTTATGTGTTGCATGCAGGTTATATCGATGCCGGATCGGGTAGAGGAAGCAACAAATTACATAAAGAAGTTAAAGATAAATTTGGAGAAAATGAAGGAAAAGAAGAAGTTTTTACTAGAAATTCAAAGGCAAAAGAAGTTGATGTTATTAAAATCTCCAAAAATTGAGATCCAACAAATAGGTTTAACATTAGAGGTTGTTCTAATAACTGGATTGAATTCTCAGTTTTTGATGAATGAAACCATTAGAATTCTTAATGAAGAAGGAGTTGATATTGTTAATGCTAGCTATAAAGTCAATGAAGATACTGTTTTCCATTCAATACATTGTCag GtacaagaagaatttggaaatGAAAGTGCAAGAATAGCTGAGAGATTGAACAAGTTAATGCATGATTATTAG